The genomic interval TATTAAGGGCAGTAAAACAGACGCTGCTTTCAATGAATTGATTAATGAATCAAAACCAGATATAAAACTCTCTGAAAACGGAATCACGATAAAGGCAGAGGCAATCGGTTCACTTGAAGCTATAGCCTATGAAATGGAACAGAACAAAATCAACGTCAGGGAAGCGCAGATAGGGGATATAACTAAAAGAGACATAATCAACGTGTCTACATTAAACAACCCGCTGGACCGTGTAATAGTTGGATTCAACGTGAATACTTCCGGGGATGCAAAAGAAGCCATGGAAACAAATAACGCCAAAGTTATTTCCGGAAATGTTATTTATTCTATGATAGATGACCTTACAAAATGGCTCGAATTCAAGAAGAATGAAATAGAAGAAGAAAAGAAAAATAATAAGCCAGTACCATCAAAGCTTGTAATCATGCCCGATTATATATTCAGGGCCGCAAAACCTGTAATTGTTGGCATTAAAGTTCTATCCGGGCGTGTTAAGGTTGGTGATAAACTCATAAATGGCAAGAATAAATATGCAGGTACTATTAAGAGCCTCAGGGATGGAGATGTCAACCATCAATTTGCTGACAAAGGTTCTGAACTATCATGTGCAATTGATGGAGTCACTTTAAACAGGCAAATTTTTCCAGACGAAGACCTATATGTTGACGTGCCAGAAAATGTAGTAAAGGAAATGAAAGACCAGGATATGGATCCTGATGTCAAAACTACAATGGAAGAATTAATAAAAATTAAGAGAAAAGATGAGCAGTTCTGGGGATTTTAAATTTGTATTTTGATTAAAACTTTTTAAAGGCACATCATGAGAATATAAATGTATAAATTATAAGTACAACAGAAAATATCATCATCAATATCAGAGAGAAAAATGAATCCTGAAATGTCAATGTTCCTATGAAAGCGATTATTGAAAATAGTATCGTTTCTTTATATAATGTACTTCCAGTGATCAATCCTATTGAAACATTCTTTCTCTTGTCCTTCAGTGAAATAGACAGCATTATTATTTCAGGAAGTGAACCAAAAAATCCGAGCAGGAAAAAGGATGATAGGAATGCAGTAATTTTCAAAACTTCAGATATAATAAGAGCAGCATCTATCATATTATAGGATGCCAGAACGATAACTATAATCGCAAGGATTCCAAAATATGAAGGGTATGATTCTTCGGCCACAATAACATTTTTGCTTCCAGGCGATTTTGATTTTTTTATAACATAGAATAAGAATACCGCCAGAGTTATAAATCCTATATAATATGGAACTTTGATAAAATAAAATGATAATATGAGGAGTATTATTGCTGTTGCAGTGACAACGTAGGCGTCCAACCTGAATTTTGAAATACCTGATTTATAGTACAGTGGTATGAGGATAAAGAATGCAAGCAGGGTAATTGCATTTGAACCCTGTATGGTGCCAAAACTAACTGCCCCCTGGTTCTCAACTGCTGCCATCACGGACATTGCAATTTCATCCACGATTGCAGCAAATCCTACTATGAATAATCCCACGTATTTTTCAGAGAACGAAAAAGATTTTCCCACACTGTAAGACACATCAAGAAATATATCACCAGCCATATATATAGATGCCACAGAAATCGCTATGTCGGGAATGATCAGAAAATTAAATGTTGTGGTTATATGGTACAATCCTATTAACAAATCTATAAACCATAATACAAAGGAAAAAGAAATTAAAATTATTTTTTTCTGCAATTTATCACAGCATCATCTGGGGATTTTCAATTTTTACATTTTCCTCGATTTTGCTGCCTCTCTCAAGTTTTTTATACTCTATGGATGTTGGATGCAGAACATTCAAAAGATAATTAAATGCCCTATCTGCATTGCTATGCTCTCCACAGGTATATATATCAAGGGTTACAAGTCCATGTTCCGGCCATGTATGGAATGAAAGATGTGATTCAGCCAGCAAGGCTATGCCACTTGCCCCCATGGGCCGGAACTGGTAATACTGGGAAGATATTTCCGTCAGGTTACCTTCCTTAATTGCACTTTCTATAATTGGTGAAATACCATCAGCGCTAGATATTAACTCTGAATCTACACCGTATAAATCCGCTATGATATGTACCCCTACTGCCACTTTCATCGTCCTCCATAATTTTTTGCACCTCTACAATTCACCTTTATAATAAAGTATTATTTAAATATTTATAAAAATCGGAAAAAATGTTTTTATTTACTTATAAAAATAATACTGAATATACCGTGTTTAAATAACAAATAATACTAATATTATATAATTAATAATATATTATTTAATTCAGCTAATTTCTATGCGGATTTAAAAAACGATATGGGGAAATTTTAACCTTTATGGAAACACAAATTGTATATATTATTCATTCCAGGCTATTGTTGATTTCATTTTGTTATTTATTAAAAGTATGCATTAATTTTATATATGCCTTAAATCAAGTTCTATGCCCGGATTTTTTGACTGCAACTCCCTTATTTCATTTAATGAAAAATGGAAAAATCGTTCTGATACCACTATAGCCGTGGTAAATCCCCTTCTAGCAGCCTCAAATGCAGAGTTAATTGTGGCATACTCAAATTGTGGCCTGATATTTAAGAGATCAGTGATATTTTTTGCCATTTCGCCTATGATGCCGAGAAAATCAAAATCCATGCTTTCCAATGTGTTTTTAACAAGTTGTGAAATGGAAACCATATTATCTACTTTCTCAACATTGTTTACTGCAAGTACCACAATCCTTGATTTTTTAATATTTATTATTTCCCTCACTGCAGTCACACCTGTGCATTTCCCCTTTACTGCCCGTGTTACTGTAACTCCATGGGCTCCTCTGCCTGTATATGCCCCTGCATGCAGGTATCCTGCATTCATATAAAGTGACACATTCTGGTTCGCTTCAAAATTTTCATCGGATATAACTTCCCATACAAGGGAAGAATCTATGCTTATAAGGCTAGAATGAACAAAGTTTTCCATATAGTTTAAACCGTTGTAAAGAAAATCAAAACCCTCTTTTGTTATTCTATTTTCGTCATCAATAAATCCCTTGTTCTTTAGAATTTTCATATGGTAGACAACGCCCTGTATTGTAATATCAAGTTCTCTGGAAATTTCAGATGGGCGTGTTTTTCCATTCTTTATATTAAGTAAAATCATCAATTGTGATATTAATGCCTGTTCTATTTTCATAAATATGGATATAACTAAATATTATATGTTTTCCCATATGGACGACATTAATTTTTTCCGTATTCAATTAATTTGCTTTTAAAATATGATACCTGGTCTTCTATATCATTATGTGAATATATGGCAGAGACAACAGCAATTCCAGAAATCCCATATTTCAATACAAGGTCTATATTTTCCCTTGATATTCCACCTATAACGAATACAGGTATATTGATTGGCCCAATCCCTTTTAGCACATCGATATCACAGATAGTTGCATCATCCTTTGTTTTTGTCGGGAAAAATGATCCGAAAGCAACGTAGTCTGCTCCAAGTTTTTGATATAGCAAAGCATCCTTTATGCTGCCATAAGTTGAAACACCTATTATATGATCGGGATACTTTGATTTTACATAGTCAAATGGCACATCGTCCTTTCCTATATGTATTCCATCAGCTCCAAGCATATCCATTAAAACCGGATCATCGTCAACAATAAATGGCACACTATAATCATGGCAAATAGAGGCTAATTTTTTTCCAATAGCAAGTTTGTCCCTGAAAGTGGATGTTTTATCCCTGTACTGCAATATGTCCACACCACTTTTTATTGCCCTTTCAGTAGCATTTATAATCCAATCCCCAGAATAATCCGGAGTAACAAGATAAAGCCCTTTTAATTTCATTTTAATCCATCTTTTATTCCTTTGGTGATAGCCCCCCATAGCTGGTCGTCCTCCGGTCTAATATCCTCCTGCTTCCCATCCTTGAGGATTTTTATTCCCTTGGAATTATCAAGTATTTCCCCTATTAGGCTGGCTTCTATTCCGGAACTCTGCAAAATAGTTAGAAATTCCATGGCATATTGTTCCTTTACCGTTATCAGCAAAGTACCCTCGCTTATGGACCTTAAAGGGTCTATATTGAATAAATTGCAAAGTTTTTCTATATCACTGTCAATAATTATTTTATTGTAATCAACAGACAACCCATTTCCAGAGGCAATTCCAATTTCATAAATAGCATTTAATAAGCCACCTTCTGTTGCATCATGCATTGAAGTGATCCTTTCAGAAATTCCATATTCAATTGCAAGAGTTTCTTCACCCACGCAGGTCATTGTATAAAATTTGCCAATTATGCTTTTATAATTTTCTTCACCTATATTATTCCTGACATACTCAGGAAATGTATTTGACAGTATAAGTGCAGTTTCCAGGGCACAGCTTTTTGTCATGATTATCCTGTCACCCACACCGGCATTTTCGGTTGTAATGAATTTTTCGCCAGTACCCATCAATGTGATTCCGCCAACCATAGGGAATTCAACTCCATTGTACCGTGCTGTATGCCCTGTTACAACTTCTATATTATATTTAATGCATTCTTCATTTATTACATCCCATATTTCCTTGAATTCATTATCAGTAATGCTGGATGGAAGATTCAGGTCAATACTCATATAAGAGGCAGGTATTCCAGAGGTATATAGATCTGACAATAGTATGTGGAACGCAAACCACGCGGCCTTCTTAAAGCCAAATGATTTATCTATGTATAATGGGTCAGTGGTAACTGCCATATACTTATCCCCTATTTTCACAATTCCCACATCCACACCATTTTTTGGTGGAACTACCACTTCATCACGGAGAGTGCCAATCTTATTTATTATATTTTCCTCAAAAAATTTCCTGGATATTTTTCCTATCATTTTATCGCCCAGAAATGTGAAAGTGCCCCATAACCTTTACCCATAGGAAATGAGTTTTCTATGGCCCCGTCTATATACTTTTTAGCCAGCTCTATGGACTCTGGCAATTTTTTTCCGGATGCAAGATAGGACGCAATAGAAGCAGAAAGTGTATCGCCTGTCCCGTGAGTATTGTTAGTATTAATACGCCTGGATGGGAATTCATAATATTCGGAACCATCGTAAAGAATATCGGTTGAATAACGACTCCCGGCATGCCCGCCTTTTATCAGTACCGATGAACCTGTGTTTTCATAAATTTTTTTTGACGCAATTTTTGTGTCTTCTGAATTTCTAATCTTCATTGATGAGATTTTTTCGGCTTCCGGTATGTTTGGTGTAATTAATTCTGCAATTTTCATCAATTTAGTAATCATAGTCTCAACTGCATCTTCACGCAAAAGCCGGACATTGGTTTTCGAAATCATTACAGGGTCTATAACAATATTTTTTATTCCATATTGTTTAAATTTCTCGGTCACATCTGAGATTACAGGAGCGGAGTAAAGCATTCCTGTCTTCGCAGCATCTGTGCCAATATCCTCCATTATCGCATCAAATTGTTCGTTGATAAATTTTAAAGGGAGTTCATAAATAGATTTTACCGAAACACTGTTCTGTGCTGTTAAGGTAACTATTACTGAAGTTCCAAATACTTTCATAGCCGTAAACGTTTTCAAATCTGCCATTATGCCTGCACCACCCCCTGAATCAGTGGATGCAACGCTCATCACTCTGGCTACCATATTTTAATTATATATTAACAATATTTAAGCTATCCGCATTCTTGCGGGAAATGCATACAAAAACAACTATGATAAAAAAGGTTTTAAATATATCCTAGGGATACTATACCGAAATGGATATTTTGCAGGGAATAGGGCTCGCTTTAATAGCAATAGGATTGGTTTACGTTATTTATCAGTTTCCTATAATTTACTTTGGATATAAGGATTTTACCAAATACGATATTGATTTTTCAAAGTTAAATGAAGCACAATTTTCCGGCTTAAAAATGTATAAGCCAATGGTCAGCATTATAGTTCCTGCAAAAAATGAAGAAACCGTGATCAAGCGGACAATAGAATCCATATTAAATCAAACATACACAAATTTTGAACTCTTTGTGGTTGTTGACAATTCAAGTGACAATACGTATAAAATTGCAAAGGAGTATGAAAGCAGGGATAAGAGAGTAAATGTATTCAACAGGCCAGATGGCAAAAGCAAAGCTTCCGCACTTAATTTTTGTTTTGAAAAGACAAAGGGTGAGGTAATTGCCACATATGATGCCGATACCATGCTTCTGCCCAATACACTTGAAAATGCAGTATATGGAATGAATTATTTCAATGTAGATGTACTGCAGGGATATAATTCATACATAAACAGAGAAGAAAATATATTTACGAGGCTTGCAGTTATAGATGAAATACTTGTTAAGGCCACGCTTATAGGAAGGACACACTTCAACCTTTTCGTTCCTGTGGCTGGATCAAATCAGTACTTTAAAAGGAAGGTCATAGAAAGTATAGGTGGATGGGACGATAATTTTCTTACAGAGGACCTTGAAAGTTCAATAAGAATTTCAAATGCAAGGTATAAATCGGCATATCTTGGCAGTGCAAAGGCACTTCAGGAAACTCCTGCATCATATTCAGAGTATTTCAGGCAAAGGACACGCTGGCTACGTGGATACCATCAGGTATTTTTCCATTCAAAGAAAAGATTCAGCAAATTTACGGATTTTGATGCCCTAATGATTGTCCTCGCCCCTACATTTTCCGGAATACTCTTCTTCGGGTGGCTTTACATATCCCTTCTGAATTTTTACAACCCATTCGTACATTCAATGAGAACCTATTTCATATCATTAATTCTGATATCTTTGATAATATACGTTGTAGCCCTGGTACTTGTATTGATAAAAAAGCGGCAGAATTTTATTTATATTCCATTAATTTATATATACTTGACCCTGAACTCGCTTATAGCAATATACACCCTATTCCTGGAGATAACAGGCGCAAAGCGTGTATGGCACAAGGTAAAGAAAACAGGCAAGACAACACTTTAATAATTACTTTTTAATACCTGCCTATGGTATTAGATTCCTACAGGAAAAAGGCAGACAGGTTTTTAGATCCTATAACGAAAAAATTTTCCGGAATAAATCCAAACACCATTTCCATATTATCTCTGGTTTTTGCAGCGCTGGCCGGAATTTTTTATTATTTAAGCCATTATTTTCTTCTTCTTGCTTTCATTTTTATTATATTTTCTGCTTTGTTTGATGCACTTGATGGCAAAATAGCCCGGCTTAAAAACATTTCATCAAAAAAGGGAGATATGCTGGATCATGTATTTGACAGGTATTCAGATATGTTTATCATCCTGGGCATGACGTTTTCAATCTATGGAAATGTATATTTTGGCTTATTTGCTATTCTGGGAATACTGCTTACCAGCTATATGGGCACACAGTCCCAGGCACTTGGCCTTAAAAGAAATTATTCGGGAATAGCAGGCAGGGCAGACAGGCTGATTTTAATAATAATATTCTCACTGATCCAGTTTTTTGTATCATCCCATTTCTCCATCTATTCTATAGATATCTACGCAACAGGAATACTATTAATATGGTTTGGATTAGCAGGGAATATAACTGCAATCACAAGATTTTTTGATATGTATAAAAATTTATAAATTTGCAAGGAAATCCATATAAGTTTTATTATACTCTTCCGCAAGGCTTTTGGATGGGGATTCAGAAAATATTCTGATAATCTTTTCAGTCCCTGAAGGCCGTATTAATGTCCATCCATCTTCATCAAAAATTTTTACGCCATCGGTAAAATCCATCTTTTTCCCGGAAAAATTTTCCATTAGCAATTTTTTTATTTCTCCCCAGCTTTTTTTACGTGCTACAGATGATTTAGCCATGGTATAGTCAGGTATTTCTTCAAGCAGACTTGATACTGTTTTGTTTTCATGGGTAAGGAGATTTAGCATCAGTGCCATAGTCATTGCCCCATCCCTGCAGAACTGATGCTTTCCATATATGATACCGCCATTTTCCTCGCCGCCTATAGATGCATTATTATCTATCATTGCACGTGCCACAATCGGAGCCCCAACTCTAGTTGATATCAATTTTGCACCCTTTTCCCTGCATATGTTTTCAAGTGCATCAGAACTGCTTACAGGAGTTACGACTATATCGCCCTTTTGAATGGTATGTTTCACTATCAATGCCAGGCTTTTATCACCATCAATATAATTGCCCTTTTCGTCGATGAAAACGCACCGGTCTGCATCACCATCATGTGCAATCCCCAGATCAAATTTGCCGGTTTTCATTACAGATATAAGATCCACCAGATTCTCAGGTTTTGGTTCTGAATTCCTCGATGAGAATTTGCCATCAGGATTTGCGTTCAATGAAACCACATGGCAATTCAATTTTGCCAGTATTGTGGGGCTGGTATAGTATGATGCCCCGTTCCCTGTATCAATTACTACATTCAGGCGCCTTTCCTTTATGGCCTTTTCATCTACCATGCTGACTATGCTGTCCATATAAAGACCTATTGCAGTACTATCATAATTATACGTCCCGATTTTCTCCCAGGATGCCTGTTTGAATAATTTGCCGTTGTATATATCCTCTATTTTTATTTCGCTTTCTTCGTCAATTTCAGTACCATCCTTATCTATTGCCTTTATTCCATTATACTGTGGCGGATTATGCGATGCGGTAATCATAACGCCTGGAATACCCTTTGATTTGCAGTAGTACTGGAGTCCGGGGGTTGGCAACTCGCCCACATATATCACATCAGAACCTGTGGACATAATAGAGGAGGCAACAGCAAGCATGAACATGTCTCCGCTGATTCTTGTATCCTTTGCTATTGCAATTTTACCTCCATTGAAAAATGTTCCTATTGCCTTTCCTATCCCCATTGCTAGATCTGTTGTAAGGTCTTCATTTGGAACTCCTCTGATTCCATTCGTGCCGAATAACTCTGGCTGCTTCATTATGTATTATAACAATTCATTATAATAAGTTTTTATCTTCAATATCGTACGTATTCCCGCGCCAGGTTATCTTTTTCATCCGTTTTGCAACAATTAAATTTGTCATATAAATAAAAGGGAGTATGATAGAACCAAGTATATTGACAGGTTTTATGTGTTTTAGCCTTCTGACCATATTGTAGATATACATCACTGCAGGAATGAGGAAGAGAAAATACAGTGGATTATAAAATACTCCCATTAAAATTGCGGAAAAGAATAGGAATAAGTAGGCTCCATAAAATAATAAACCATAATAATACACTTTAGGAGATGCAGAAATTGAAAGGGCGGTCTGTCTGTTTGCCCACTCAGCGAACACCTTAAATGTATCCGGCGAGTTTATATCTGGCTGTGCAGAATCTACGTAATATATTTTTTTGCCCTTTTGCTTGCATATCTTTGTTAGAGCTGTGTCATCCGAGACATGTTCACTGAAAAATTCTAAAGAATCGCTTATGAGTTCATGCTTGAATGCCAGTGAACCACCCCAGCCGAATCTTGTAAGTTTTGACTCCATAAGCCCCATTCCTACAAAGCCCCATATTTCCTTAATCTGAGCCCAGAACCCATTTTTAGGGTAAAAGTAGGGGAATGTGGTGGAAAGCCCTGCATCTTCCTGATTTAGTGGCATTACCATATTCAAAATCCAGTTTTTTTTGACCTCTATATCTGAATCAGCAAGAAGGTACACCTCATAATTATTATATAGCTGGATAGCGGTACTTATTGCTCTTACCTTTCCACTGCATTTATCGCATTTATATGAACTTGTTATATATTCTATATCAAGTTTCTTAATTACTTTCAGGGCTTCTTCTTCCTCAGAATCAACCACGCATAAAAATTTAAAATTTTCATATTCCTGGTTTTTAACAGATATCAAATTTTTCTCAAGTGAATAGTCAATGCCTCTCACAGGCATTATGACCAGGGTTTCCGGACGGTAGTTATTGACTATATGTTCACTGTGATATTTATGAGACTCAATATAAATAAATCCAGATGATATCAGCAGCAATAATACGGTATAAAAAATTAATAAAATCAAAAGAATTATCATCTTATATTAGCGTAACATCCCTGGTATCAACCTGGCTCACGTTTTTAACCGATGATATGGCATTTTCAACAGAATCTATTTTTCCTTCTTCATCGGGAACGATAACCGAGAACAAAAGGGCACTTAAACCGAATCCTATCTCTTCTTCCTTTACTTCGTTAATAGTGCAAAGTTTTTCTATGCTCGCCGTAATTGCTACCCTTAAATCTTTTAAATTTACATCAACAGATTCGGGAAGAATTCTTAACTGAACCATTACATCTCCCATGATATCACGGTCCTATAAATCCACACTTCTGGCACTCATATTTTGTTGAATGCTCTCTGCATTGCTTGCATCTTCCAATCATCTCTTCCCCACACTGGGGGCATTCGAATATTGAATATCCTACCTCCACCAGTCCAATGCCACAGGAAGTACATGTTTCTTTTGTATTTATTTTAATCACTCTCTTGGACTTTATTAAATAAACCTATTTAACTTTTATATCTCCTTTGATTTTTTTTCTTTCCATTATTCAACGGTATGAGGGAATATCGATAAATTATCAACGGCATCTCGCAATCCATATCTGGATAAAAAAATCCATGAGCGGTTAAAAGAAGTAAAAGATAGGACAGGAAGTCCCGGATGGAAGATGGTGGGCATAAGGGAGCCAAATAAACTGATACAGGATAATGTTATTTATAAATTATAGAAAGCAGGATAAAGCATCCAGTATGGCATAAACTAATCTAATAGTTGTTTATTACCCTGCATGGAAATATTATACAGTAATAAGAAAGCAGAATTTGGTGAAAAGGAATATTTTATAGCTTCACACGAACCTCTTTATTATGGTTTAATAATAAGCCCCTCATCCGATCTAT from Ferroplasma acidiphilum carries:
- the speD gene encoding adenosylmethionine decarboxylase, which encodes MKVAVGVHIIADLYGVDSELISSADGISPIIESAIKEGNLTEISSQYYQFRPMGASGIALLAESHLSFHTWPEHGLVTLDIYTCGEHSNADRAFNYLLNVLHPTSIEYKKLERGSKIEENVKIENPQMML
- a CDS encoding MarR family transcriptional regulator, encoding MKIEQALISQLMILLNIKNGKTRPSEISRELDITIQGVVYHMKILKNKGFIDDENRITKEGFDFLYNGLNYMENFVHSSLISIDSSLVWEVISDENFEANQNVSLYMNAGYLHAGAYTGRGAHGVTVTRAVKGKCTGVTAVREIINIKKSRIVVLAVNNVEKVDNMVSISQLVKNTLESMDFDFLGIIGEMAKNITDLLNIRPQFEYATINSAFEAARRGFTTAIVVSERFFHFSLNEIRELQSKNPGIELDLRHI
- the thiE gene encoding thiamine phosphate synthase; protein product: MKLKGLYLVTPDYSGDWIINATERAIKSGVDILQYRDKTSTFRDKLAIGKKLASICHDYSVPFIVDDDPVLMDMLGADGIHIGKDDVPFDYVKSKYPDHIIGVSTYGSIKDALLYQKLGADYVAFGSFFPTKTKDDATICDIDVLKGIGPINIPVFVIGGISRENIDLVLKYGISGIAVVSAIYSHNDIEDQVSYFKSKLIEYGKN
- a CDS encoding AIR synthase family protein, whose translation is MIGKISRKFFEENIINKIGTLRDEVVVPPKNGVDVGIVKIGDKYMAVTTDPLYIDKSFGFKKAAWFAFHILLSDLYTSGIPASYMSIDLNLPSSITDNEFKEIWDVINEECIKYNIEVVTGHTARYNGVEFPMVGGITLMGTGEKFITTENAGVGDRIIMTKSCALETALILSNTFPEYVRNNIGEENYKSIIGKFYTMTCVGEETLAIEYGISERITSMHDATEGGLLNAIYEIGIASGNGLSVDYNKIIIDSDIEKLCNLFNIDPLRSISEGTLLITVKEQYAMEFLTILQSSGIEASLIGEILDNSKGIKILKDGKQEDIRPEDDQLWGAITKGIKDGLK
- the thiD gene encoding bifunctional hydroxymethylpyrimidine kinase/phosphomethylpyrimidine kinase translates to MVARVMSVASTDSGGGAGIMADLKTFTAMKVFGTSVIVTLTAQNSVSVKSIYELPLKFINEQFDAIMEDIGTDAAKTGMLYSAPVISDVTEKFKQYGIKNIVIDPVMISKTNVRLLREDAVETMITKLMKIAELITPNIPEAEKISSMKIRNSEDTKIASKKIYENTGSSVLIKGGHAGSRYSTDILYDGSEYYEFPSRRINTNNTHGTGDTLSASIASYLASGKKLPESIELAKKYIDGAIENSFPMGKGYGALSHFWAIK
- a CDS encoding glycosyltransferase translates to MDILQGIGLALIAIGLVYVIYQFPIIYFGYKDFTKYDIDFSKLNEAQFSGLKMYKPMVSIIVPAKNEETVIKRTIESILNQTYTNFELFVVVDNSSDNTYKIAKEYESRDKRVNVFNRPDGKSKASALNFCFEKTKGEVIATYDADTMLLPNTLENAVYGMNYFNVDVLQGYNSYINREENIFTRLAVIDEILVKATLIGRTHFNLFVPVAGSNQYFKRKVIESIGGWDDNFLTEDLESSIRISNARYKSAYLGSAKALQETPASYSEYFRQRTRWLRGYHQVFFHSKKRFSKFTDFDALMIVLAPTFSGILFFGWLYISLLNFYNPFVHSMRTYFISLILISLIIYVVALVLVLIKKRQNFIYIPLIYIYLTLNSLIAIYTLFLEITGAKRVWHKVKKTGKTTL
- a CDS encoding CDP-alcohol phosphatidyltransferase family protein, which encodes MVLDSYRKKADRFLDPITKKFSGINPNTISILSLVFAALAGIFYYLSHYFLLLAFIFIIFSALFDALDGKIARLKNISSKKGDMLDHVFDRYSDMFIILGMTFSIYGNVYFGLFAILGILLTSYMGTQSQALGLKRNYSGIAGRADRLILIIIFSLIQFFVSSHFSIYSIDIYATGILLIWFGLAGNITAITRFFDMYKNL
- the glmM gene encoding phosphoglucosamine mutase, with protein sequence MKQPELFGTNGIRGVPNEDLTTDLAMGIGKAIGTFFNGGKIAIAKDTRISGDMFMLAVASSIMSTGSDVIYVGELPTPGLQYYCKSKGIPGVMITASHNPPQYNGIKAIDKDGTEIDEESEIKIEDIYNGKLFKQASWEKIGTYNYDSTAIGLYMDSIVSMVDEKAIKERRLNVVIDTGNGASYYTSPTILAKLNCHVVSLNANPDGKFSSRNSEPKPENLVDLISVMKTGKFDLGIAHDGDADRCVFIDEKGNYIDGDKSLALIVKHTIQKGDIVVTPVSSSDALENICREKGAKLISTRVGAPIVARAMIDNNASIGGEENGGIIYGKHQFCRDGAMTMALMLNLLTHENKTVSSLLEEIPDYTMAKSSVARKKSWGEIKKLLMENFSGKKMDFTDGVKIFDEDGWTLIRPSGTEKIIRIFSESPSKSLAEEYNKTYMDFLANL
- a CDS encoding glycosyltransferase gives rise to the protein MPVRGIDYSLEKNLISVKNQEYENFKFLCVVDSEEEEALKVIKKLDIEYITSSYKCDKCSGKVRAISTAIQLYNNYEVYLLADSDIEVKKNWILNMVMPLNQEDAGLSTTFPYFYPKNGFWAQIKEIWGFVGMGLMESKLTRFGWGGSLAFKHELISDSLEFFSEHVSDDTALTKICKQKGKKIYYVDSAQPDINSPDTFKVFAEWANRQTALSISASPKVYYYGLLFYGAYLFLFFSAILMGVFYNPLYFLFLIPAVMYIYNMVRRLKHIKPVNILGSIILPFIYMTNLIVAKRMKKITWRGNTYDIEDKNLL
- a CDS encoding elongation factor 1-beta is translated as MVQLRILPESVDVNLKDLRVAITASIEKLCTINEVKEEEIGFGLSALLFSVIVPDEEGKIDSVENAISSVKNVSQVDTRDVTLI
- a CDS encoding zinc finger domain-containing protein; the encoded protein is MIKINTKETCTSCGIGLVEVGYSIFECPQCGEEMIGRCKQCREHSTKYECQKCGFIGP